The Acinetobacter sp. YWS30-1 genome contains a region encoding:
- a CDS encoding spore coat U domain-containing protein, protein MKKFITTALLVSTNLLLAGQASAETPAAGTQQAQTTFDVKIEVLSTCSINATEIDFGKVNSGSVASDKTGTLNVTCTNQTPYRVGLSGSGEMKNETDESSIIAYELFQDGNKPWDNDENKYSNSGSGNVEAITVIAKVVGSTNVRAGNYKDTVTATVTY, encoded by the coding sequence ATGAAAAAATTTATCACTACTGCATTATTAGTATCTACTAACTTACTTTTAGCTGGACAAGCAAGTGCTGAAACACCAGCAGCAGGCACACAGCAGGCACAAACAACTTTTGATGTAAAAATTGAAGTTCTTTCTACATGTTCTATCAATGCAACAGAGATTGATTTTGGTAAAGTAAATAGCGGTAGTGTTGCAAGTGATAAAACAGGAACCCTAAATGTAACTTGTACAAATCAGACACCCTACCGTGTAGGTCTTTCAGGTAGTGGTGAGATGAAAAATGAAACAGATGAATCATCAATTATTGCTTATGAGTTATTCCAAGATGGCAATAAGCCATGGGATAACGATGAAAATAAATATTCAAACAGTGGTTCAGGTAACGTAGAAGCAATCACTGTAATTGCTAAAGTCGTTGGCTCAACAAATGTTCGTGCAGGCAACTATAAAGATACAGTTACAGCCACGGTAACATATTAA